The Gemmatimonadaceae bacterium DNA segment CATCCCGACGCGGCCGGGCGTGCAGCGGAAGCACGACCGGTATGACGCGGTGCAACTCGCGCGGCTGCATCGCGCGGGGGAGCTCACGCCGGTGCGCGTGCCGGCGGCCGCGGAGGAGCGCATCCGCGATGTGGTGCGCCTGCGGACGACGCTGCAGCGCGAGGTGATGCGGTCGCGGCACTACGTGCTGAAGTTCCTCACGCGGCGCGGCTGCGGGTACGGCGCGAAGCCGTGGACGCCGGCGCACCACGCGTGGCTGGCGACGCTGCTGCGGGAGACCGCGTCGCCGTTGGCGGCGGAGGATCGCGAGATCCTGCAGGAGCACCTCGCGCTGTTGTCATACAAGGAGGGGCGGCGCACCTCGCTGATCAGCGCGTGGCCGAGCTGGCGGCGACGCCGGCCTATGCGCCGCTCGTTGGCCGCCTCGGCTGCTTCCGGGGGATCGACACCTTGGCGGCGATGGTGCTCGCCACGGAACTCGGCGACTGGCGGCGCTTCGCGTCGCCGCGCGCGCTGATGAGCTACGTGGGGCTCGTGCCGCGCGAGCACTCGAGCGGGGAGCGCGAGCGCCGCGGCGCGCTGACCAAGGCGGGGAACGCGCACGTGCGGCACGTGCTGGTGCAGGCGGCGTGGAGCTATCGGCACCTGCCGCGCGTGGGCAAGCGGCACCAGCAGCGGCAGGCGGGCCAGCCGGCGGCGGTGATCGCGCACGCGTGGAAGGCGCAGCATCGCCTGTACAAGCGCTACCACCGGTTGCAGGACGGCCACGCGCGCCAGGTCGCGGCGGTGGCGGTGGCGCGGGAGTTGATCGGGTTCCTGTGGGCGGTGATGCGCGAGGAGGCGCCGCCGCACGCACAGGCGTAGGAGACAGCTCGGCTCGGGTTCCAGCGGCACGATAGGGAGGACGCGCGGCACACGTTATCGGGTAGCGCTCGCGAGAGCGTGGATCCCCGCGCATAGAACGCGCCTGCTCCGGACGAATCCACTTCGTGCCGCTCCGGTCTCCTGGAGACTGACCGGCGTATAGCAGCAGGATTCATCGTCGAAGCCGCCGCTGGCATCCGAGCCCGTTGCTTCACCACCCTCGACGCGGGAGCGCCGATGTAGATCGTGCCCTTGACGGATGCCCAGTCATAGCAACGTGTGCTTCTGCTGCGAGCACTCCGATAACCGCGACCAGCCAAGCGCTTGTCGACAGCAAATCGAGTCATGCTGCTCGCGCCATCATCATTGCGGATCTTGGTGCACGCATTGCAAACAGGCACAACGCTCGAGCTGCATTTTTTCGCTTCGCGAGAACCGAGCCTGCTGGTCGTGGTCATTTTCAACGATCAGGTCTGGTTCAAGTTACACGCAAATGCACCTCACCGTTGTCGCACGGTCCACCGGAGGCGTACAATGCCAGGAAGCGGATCTTGGACGAGTGCGAAGAAATGACCCGACGATACAGCAATGGATGGGGTGGCAAAACTCAGCCGCCGAGATTCGAGGTAGCGCTTGCCGCTTATTGAGTACAGGTCGACGATCGCTCTCTCCTGATCACGACCGTCGGGGGCGACTACGAAAAGAGTGTCAGCGCGCACTGCAATTGTGCGAACTGCCTCAACGGCGTCGGGATTAATACGGAGCATCGTTTCGTTGCGTTGCCCTGTGGGATACGCTTTGTACTCGGCGAACGCAATTCTTGTCACGCCCGGGTGCAACACGCTTGCAGAACCCTCAGGAGAGATGCTGAGCAAGAGACTTGACCACCTGAACGCGACAATTGCACCTCCGTCATGAGTGGTGGCAATGAATGCTTCGCGCTGTGCCTGGTTCAGCGGAGCCAGTTCGGGTACCTCCGACACCAGACGGAGCACGTTTCCCGCGGAATCGAACACGGTGGCGAGCTCGCCCTTACCCTGTTGCGTGAGTCCGATCCATTGTCCGCCGCGCGCCTGCGCGTCGCCACGGCGGGTTCCGACGCTCAACCTCGACTCCACGTACGTACGCCCGTCCGAGCGAAGTCGGAGTAGCTTTGAGTTTCCGCGATCTAGTACCCACAACTGGCCGCTGGCGTCGCACGACACGCCGCCAAGCTGCTGAAACTCGCCCGGACCACTGCCGCGTCGTCCAAAACGCCAAAGCGATTTCAGAGTCGTATCAACGGCTACGAGATGTTGATCGTCATAGTCCATCACGACCACTCCCCAGCCGCAGTGTGCGAGTCTTTGCGGATTCACCAGCAAGTCACCGGTAGCGTCCTGCAATCGCGATACAATCTCCCATTGCCCCCCAGGAAAGCGCCTTCCTTCCTGCGCGAAAAGGGAGCCGATTGCGGGAAGCAGCGCGAAGAAGGCGCGAGCTACGGCAGAGGCATTCATCGTCTCACCTCGTTGGAGTCAAGAAGCAACCCGAACCTTCCGTTGAGGAACGCGCGCTCTGAAATCGCGGCATCTCCGTAAAGCGCAGCCTCCAGCTCGCCGCGGCGTAACGAGTAGAGCGTTGGAATGCCGCCTTCCGGAAGGGCAAGTCTTCTGGCCAACTCAGACTGATCCACGACTTCAGAAGTAATTGATCCATCTAAGGCGAGGTCGGCACGAACACGCGCGTGGATTGAGTCTTCCATAGAGACCCCAAAGAACAGGATGCGTACCGGAACACCATGGTGACTTGAGAGACGCTCCAGAGCGGCGACGAAGTCGCTCTTCAGTGCGCAAGTTGCGGGGTTAACCATCAACACAATGCCAGTCGGGGCTTCGAGAGCAGAGCGAACTTCATCAACTACTTCCCGCGCTCGGGACACTGACCCCACGGATTGACGAGAGCAGCCTGCGAGCGCCGCGACGAAGAGCGGTGTGAAGGATGCCAGAAGTCGCATCCGGACCCGTCTGTTCATGGCTTGCCCTCGGGTGCGAGGAGGAGTGATTCAAGCGAATCGGTCGACAGTGCGCCATAGTAGAGTCTGCCCCGAACGACCAGAGCTGGGGTGCCAAGCAACCCAAGCTCGCGCGCCCGACGGGAATCCGATTCAACCCGATCTTTTGGGGCGCGAGTGTCGAAACAGGAGGCGACTTCGGCTTGCTCCGACGTGGGCGTTGAACCTACGAGTAGTTCGCGGACTATGGAATCGGTCAAGGGCCCCCTGTCAACAGCGGAGTACAGCCTTAGGTCTACGCTCGAGCTTACGCCGACGCGTGCCGCGCACTCGACGGCTACTGCCGCAGTGACTGACATCGAATCACCCGAGACGATGAAGTGGTGTACACTCACGCTCAACCGTCCCGGATGCTTTGCATCCAAGCTCCTAAGATTGCGCGCCAGCACGCTGCAGCTCGGACAGAGGTAGTCCGAGATCACTACGACCGCAGTGCCCGACTCGCTCAGATGTATCGATGTCGCCTCGAGGGAATCCGTGAACGCGCCCTCACGGAGGCCACTAACTTGCAGCGGCTCGCGGTGACCGAATTGGACTGCTGCAATTGCAGTGAGGACAAGTGAGCCCGCAATCAAGGCGTAGCCTACGAGGTACTCACGCATGTGCTCAATGAGCTTCATCGGCGA contains these protein-coding regions:
- a CDS encoding IS110 family transposase, coding for MVLATELGDWRRFASPRALMSYVGLVPREHSSGERERRGALTKAGNAHVRHVLVQAAWSYRHLPRVGKRHQQRQAGQPAAVIAHAWKAQHRLYKRYHRLQDGHARQVAAVAVARELIGFLWAVMREEAPPHAQA
- a CDS encoding thioredoxin domain-containing protein → MKLIEHMREYLVGYALIAGSLVLTAIAAVQFGHREPLQVSGLREGAFTDSLEATSIHLSESGTAVVVISDYLCPSCSVLARNLRSLDAKHPGRLSVSVHHFIVSGDSMSVTAAVAVECAARVGVSSSVDLRLYSAVDRGPLTDSIVRELLVGSTPTSEQAEVASCFDTRAPKDRVESDSRRARELGLLGTPALVVRGRLYYGALSTDSLESLLLAPEGKP